The sequence TGGGGCGGCATCGATATCGCTAGCGGTCGATTGATCGAAGCGGGACACCCAGATTATGGCGCCACTCTTGCTGGCAAGCTGCTGGTAGGCGGTAAAACCAAGGGAAGTACCGCCGGCCCTGGTGCGCTGTTGGAGCTGATGCACAAAGGCTGCGGACCCGCGGGGTTCTTGACCTTCGGTCCCGACCCGGTGCTGCTAGCCGCAGCGAAGGCCATGAACCTCTTGGACCGGAAGCCAGCGCCTATCGCTATTGTCACCCAGGAGTATTGGCGGGAGGTCTTGCGCTGGTGTCGAGAATGTCCGGAATGGCTTCTGACGCTGGATGCCGACGCGTGCACAGCCAGCGTTGCGAAACCATGAGTCGTTACATGACCCGCCAGCGATCCGACGGCGCGTTTGCCACCTGTGTTGCGCTCAAGCTCCTGGACAAGGTTATGGGACCGCCGTTGCCGCGGAAGCAGACGATCCACTCATCGATGCTTTAGTTATTGCTGGCAGGATGTACTGTTCGGTGAGCTGAAAAGGCCGCTCCATCTCGGGAAATTTACCGTAGTTTTCTCCGGTCCACGCAACCACCAGTTCAAGCTCCGGCCAGACCATAATGAACTGACCGCCGTTTCCCCAGGCTTCGAACGAGCGCAGCGGCTTCCCATCGATTTCCCGATCGATCATGCGCCACAGATAGCCGAAATCTTCGCCATACAGGTCACTGGTGGCATGTTTTCTTGTCGATTCTGCAACCCATTCTTCTGACAGCAGCCTCTGCCCATTCCATCGCCCTTTGTTGAGGTACAGAAGGCCAAACTTGGCCATGTCTCGCGGGGTGAGATGCAGACCACCACCTGTCATGGCCAGACCCTGATTGCCTCGGGAGTTGGTAATCGGCCATCGATACTTCTTGATGCCCATCGGCTCGAAGAGGTACTTGTCGGCAAAGGCGGGAATTCGGAGCTTGGATGCACGTGTCACAACATTCCCGATGGTGACAATGCCGCTGGTTGCGTAGGAGAACTTTTCACCCGGGTCGGCAGCCAGAGGCTGGTCCCAATAGAACTTGATCCAGTCTTCGGTGGGGTACATGTTGTCTTCGTTGTTTCGCACCCCGGACGTCATCGACAGCACGTGACCGATCGTGATGTCGTTTTTGCGCTCGTCCCAGTTCTCAATCGTGCCTTCGTATTCCGGAAAAAACGGCAGGACTGTTTGATCCACGCTCTCCAGGAAACCCTGATCGATCGCGACGCCGACAAGCGCGGAGGTGATGGCCTTCGCCGCTGATCTTGTCGAGTGGATATCTTTTCGATCCCACTTGCCGAAATAATCTTCGAAGACCAAAGCGCCCTTGTAGACAATCACAACGCCATCGATCCCGATGTCTGATTCATCTTCGATCAGGTTGACCATCGCCTCGAACGGTTCACGATCGATCCCCTCCGCCTCCAACGACGAGATTCTCCATTGGTGCTCACCCGGACCCAGTTCGGCGGCGGGCACTTGAGCGCCGGCATCATGATTGTCGACGTCGCAACCGCAGATGCCGAACGTCAATACGAAAACTAGCCAGTTGCGCGGTGCAAGATTCAATGGATTATTTTCCTTTGCTGTGGCTTCGGGAGGTCGCGAGGGGTTGCCGGAGCATGGTCTGCTTCAGTTTTTCGAAGGCACATCTTGCATCGGCAGGGGCGCTTCCGCATCCCCGAAAAGTATGGCCTATACCCCTCATCTCAGCCGAAGAATCCTGCGATCGACGGACACCAACGCTGGACCGCTAGGCTTCGCTAGCAGGGCGATCGGCTTTCCTGTAGCTTGGGCTGATGCATTGGCCTCGCGCGACTAGTTAGAGCCTTGAAGCTGACACGACGTGAACTGCTCGGCGTTACGGCGACGGCCGCGGCAACCTCATGCTCATCACATCTGGCCAAACGGTCTTCGGCGAATTCGGACTACGACGTTTTGGTTGTCGGGGGCGGCTCCGCTGGCGCGGTTGTAGCGGCTAGACTCAGCGAAAACCCGAACCGTAGAGTCATGCTTCTTGAGGCTGGCGGTGAGGCGAAAGATCCCCTCATCGACCAGCCGCTCCAGTGGTTTCGACTACTGGGCTCCGAGCTGGTCTTTCCAGACGAAACCTCGCAACAACGCTATGTCGGAGCGAAAACCCTCTTCGCCGGCCACGGCAGAGTGCTTGGCGGATCCAGCGCGATTAACGCCATGATTCATCATCGGCCCATGCCGCTGGACATCAACGACTGGGGGATTGACGGCTGGCGCTGGGAAGATCTGGAGCCGATGCTCCGGCTATCAGAAACTTTCCTCGGAGACCGTCAGGAAGGACGAG comes from Pseudomonadota bacterium and encodes:
- a CDS encoding DUF126 domain-containing protein, whose amino-acid sequence is MLGHSIKVDFLIPGTATGPLLHIEDAVSIWGGIDIASGRLIEAGHPDYGATLAGKLLVGGKTKGSTAGPGALLELMHKGCGPAGFLTFGPDPVLLAAAKAMNLLDRKPAPIAIVTQEYWREVLRWCRECPEWLLTLDADACTASVAKP
- a CDS encoding serine hydrolase, with the protein product MNLAPRNWLVFVLTFGICGCDVDNHDAGAQVPAAELGPGEHQWRISSLEAEGIDREPFEAMVNLIEDESDIGIDGVVIVYKGALVFEDYFGKWDRKDIHSTRSAAKAITSALVGVAIDQGFLESVDQTVLPFFPEYEGTIENWDERKNDITIGHVLSMTSGVRNNEDNMYPTEDWIKFYWDQPLAADPGEKFSYATSGIVTIGNVVTRASKLRIPAFADKYLFEPMGIKKYRWPITNSRGNQGLAMTGGGLHLTPRDMAKFGLLYLNKGRWNGQRLLSEEWVAESTRKHATSDLYGEDFGYLWRMIDREIDGKPLRSFEAWGNGGQFIMVWPELELVVAWTGENYGKFPEMERPFQLTEQYILPAITKASMSGSSASAATAVP